The genomic region ATCTTGAATAATAATCAGCTTCATTGAAATGCAGAGCGAAGTGTTTTACAACAAAGAAATTACATGGACCgataataaagttaaaaaaatagaaTACATAGAATCAAATGAAATACAGCATTTTAAAAGAAGTGCAGCAGTGCATAAGAGCGAAACAAAAGGAGTTTCCGGCCTGTATCAGGAAAGTCATATCTGGTTAAAGGTTAAAGTGAAGAGATGAGTTTTGTTGAACATATGTCATACGAGAGGTGTACTTTTAACAATATTTATCCCTGCTGGTATTAATGGGTCTACATGAGGTCTTTGTGTTCTCTGGTCCCAATTAAAGGTGCTCTGTTATTATGTATTTTGATACCTGCTCAGCCCAGATGAATAATACTCAGTTTTGCCTAAGGTGGGGTTGATACTATAAGCCTGTGCTGGGAAATAACACTCTTGTTCCTTTTCACACAATCGTCCAAACTGTATCTCCTCTCCCTTGAGCTATAAAATGCTGATGTGAGTTTGAGTATACTGTAGTGCGTATATGTAAGCAgcgttgtgttttttgtgtgtcagtgtgtgtgtgtgtgtgtgtgtgtgtgtgtgtgtgtgtgtgtgtgtgtgtgtgtgtctgtgtgtgcacactcCCTGTTTAGCCATTTAGTGAGTGACACATTAAACTGAAGTCAGGAATGCTACCCTGTgagaagaggaaaagagggagaaaacaaCAATggaagggggaggagagagaaagagagacagacacacagacagagagagagagagaaagaaaatgagagcGGACGAGAGGACAAACCAGTGTGGCAGGTTTGTGTCACTGTACACAGTCCGTCATGAAAAGCTGATGGCATGAGAcggagaaaaaagagagacaggagcTAGGAGCTGATGTCATTACACAGTGCTGCCTTCATTATGAACCTGTGTCAACACAGTGGTGTAGGACAAGCACAGGAGTCACCATTACAGAAGGTAAGGTCCATGCgtttgtgtgagtgaatgtgtgagtgGATTAATCAGCTAATTTGTGATTAGATGAGTGAGTAAATGTGTCTATTTTAAAGTATACTGTACAGTGTTGCCGGGGTTACCCAGATGGGAGGCTATATGACCTAGCAGAACAGGTGTTTCTGTAAACCGACACTCAAACTCACCTGCATTGGAAAGCGCCACAGAGACTGTCCCCCAAAATTACACGTTATCTAAACTGAACCTAAACAGCTTTGTATAATTATGCCGGCAATGCTTATCGAATTCCCTTGTCCTTTTGTTTTTGGACAGTAAtcaacattttgtatttgtaaatgaAATTAACATCTTACAGAATTAATGATCAAAGATGTGTTCACTGTCTTACTGACAGTGCCGACTATGTATGGCTGTATACTCAGATACCCCTGATGAGCCATTGTCCATCAGTCATGCTATCTTTCTCTCAGCAGGCTGTATGTAAATCAAAATGACATTGTCCTCATCTTTGTTCATCTTATCTGATTGTTTCACCTGAATCCTCTGTTACATCAGTATCAGTCACTCACTGTCATTCTTTGACCGATACGTGTGGCACTTAACACATTGTTTTTGCTAAGAGGATTGTCGTTAGGTGAGTTTTTCCAGTTTTTGGTTCAGGTTTAGCAGAGGCTGACAGGTAGTCATGAGTATGTTGCTTATGTAAACAACCGTTATGATATGTGTACACAATAGAGTGAATTTTCTCTGTCCTAATGTTCTGTGAATGGGCCCATTGAGTCCCTGTGAGGGAAATGTCAGGAGGGCAGGGACATGTTGCAAAATGACATGACTGACGGAGTGAGTAGACTGTAATGTTTTTGGTTCTGGCTCATTTTCTTAGCCCCTCCATTTGCTGTACACTTTAATACTTCTCTGTAGCATGTAGTGTTCAATGCCGTAAAACCACTCTATGATTCTGATGCTGACCATTTCGAGGTGCCAGAGCGACCACAATCCACATATCACAACATTCCAGCCCAATCCATTCTGAGGATAgaaatttgtatatttttatgtttggcAGGCAATGGGAGCTGTTTGCTGAAGTCGTGCAAGGGAACCAGAGACTCGAAGGGGCAGAACGACAAGAAATCAAGGAGAGGAGCCCTGAGGAGTCATCTCTTCTAGACCACAAAACTAAGAATAATCAGGAGCATCACTGAAATATCAAACTTTTTAATGCACCATTTGTTTCTGTGCAAGAAAGTAGGAGGACTTTTCACACTCAAAACTGCAGCATTCAAACTCTAAAAGATAGTTGCTTGGAATCTCTTAAATATCAAGTTCACTCTTCCGCTCTCTTTTTGGGATTTGGCACTTGACAGGCAGTCATTAACTTTGTTTACTCTCAGACAATGGACTTGTCCTTGCTCCCTACTCCATCAAGTGAGCGCAACAACCAGAGGACAGGAGCATGCTTCACTGTCCGCTCAGCAAACTCTCCGTCTTACCGCCTCACTCGCAGGCCAGGTGTTAGGACACCCCTAGTTTTctcagaggaggagaggcaggGTACTGACCGAgttggagaaagagagagatccAGGACGCACACTGGCACAAATTGTGCAAACAAGGAGGAAAATCGCACAGTCACTGGTGAAGCCAAGACTGGGAGTAGCAGCACTGTCAAAGGTCAGTGTGAGGAGAAGGAAGCATCAGGCTATAAAATGTCTACCAAGCTGAACCACAATGGCACAACAGACAACACAGCCACTGGGTTTGGCACTGACAAAAGTGGGAACCCTATATCTGAAACCCGGGGCAGGACAGAGTGGAGGAGACACAACCTGTCAAGTAGAAGTAAGAGTTTAGATTGGAGAACAGGGGAAAAAAGCCCTGACCGGGGCAAAAGGGCTGACATGTTGTCAGCCAAAACAGGTGAGGACATCAGCAAACAGGGTGGAGGCTTGGATGTAAGACGGACACGAATTGAAGGAGTGAGGACCTTTTACAACTCTCCAGGTACAAGTAATGTTGTGCGAGAGAGTAGCCCAGTGAGTCACATGAGTGAGACTTTGAACAGGGCCAGTAGGGGTAATTCTCTCCCCTCCAGAATGAGGTCCCAGTCCGGATCAGGCTCTGGTGTCAGAGGAACATCTACTTCGTTTGGACCCAAAGGAGGTCACAGTATACTGGAGCGGATAGAGAAACTCTACGGGTCAGCTGGTTTTGATAAAACGGAGGATTGCAGCTTAAATAAGGATTTGTCCACCCCTGTAACGTCCCATCGCAAAGAAACTACCACAGACTTCCCCACTTCAGCACAACAGACTTCATATGAGGGGGTAGCAGGGGGAACGTTCCCCAGGTGTTTCTCATCAGGAGCGAAAAGGAGCCATAGTCCAGTGCAAAGCGGGAAATCATTCACCTCGACACAAAAAGACTCTTCTGAGACACTATCTCCAGCGACAAGAAGTATCAGGGAGAAATGGTCAGGGGGACAGTGGCAAGGAGACACCCGGGGCAGGTATTCAGAGGTAGGGGGAGTTCACTCGGGAAGAGGATCAGAGCAAATCAGCACGAGGTCTCTGGATGGAGCGAGGAGCAGGTGGACTGTAGCACCTCAGATAACATCTGCAAGGGCTGTGGGAGGAATTGCCTCAGCTCCACAATCAAACACTTTCTTAGAAGAAGAGAGATCGGTTTCCATGAGAGATTCGTCTGgagtgagagacagaagggCAAGTGGAAGTAAGGATCAGGGCAGGGTGAACCATGGAGAGGAAAAGGGCGAGACTAATGGAATTAATGGGAAATTGAGAGAAAGAACTGGTGGACTTAAAGAacaggaaaaagagaaagacaccGATGACggaccaaaacaaaaaactgaattGAAGGGTAGCCTCAGTGATGAAGATGTGTTTGAGCCAacacagaaaatcacattgaaaacaatagagaagaagaaatgcCAAGATATAGTGTCAGGCCCCTCTGCAGCCAGTGTGAGAAATAAGATCAATCAGTTTGAGGCTCTGACACAGAGATCCCAGGGTTTGACTACAGGAAAGGTCCTGATGTCCAGACGGGCCTTGTCTGTGCCAACAAAACTCAGCAGTGCATATGATGGAGTTAAAAAGAGTGGGTCAGCAAGAGTGATAGATGCATTGAGAGGCAAGTGGGAGGGATtgaaagagggaggggaggcAGGTGAGATAACTGAGGAGAAAGTGACAGGAGCAGGAAAGAAGCTGGGATCAGAAAGGTCTTTATCAGTGGATGAGGTTGGACTAGCATtagggaggaaagagagagaatggaATAATGAAGTAAAAGAAACAGATGACTGTAAAAACTGCACTGAAGATTTTGGTAAATATTCAAGACTCAAGACTGCACAAGAAATGCCACTAAATGGAGGAGCTCAAAGATGCAGCGGAAACGTTTACATAGATGAGACAGATTTCTCCAAAGTCTCAAGCCCTGAGAAGACATGCGAGAGACCACCATCCTCACTTCTGTCCAACTCCGGTGACACTTCCACCGGTGTGCAGAAAACCGCTGTCCCTAGCGTTATGTTACCTGTTTGTGAGGAAGAGAAAACTCCAACAAACACTCCAAACCACTCAGCCATTTGTTCACCTGCCGCACAGCCGGAAAACGCCACTCCCTTTGcagacagtgaaaatgaaagcatTTCTGTCCACACACAAGCAGCCAGTACTCCAGAACCAGAACCCCAACCTCTCTCTCGTCCCCTCACCACTTTGTCTCACAGCAACCTCCCTGATCTCATCTCTCCAGATGTCAAAGCAGCCCATCCAAATAGGAAGAAACCGGCGTTGGACATGAATGCTTGGGTTGCTGGCTTGAACACAAAGATTAAGGTCTGGAATGACGAAGATGAttatgaggatgatgatgatgatgatagtaCACAGAAGGATGAGGATTCAAACTATGATTCAGATTCTGGAGAGTCCTCTGTGACCATTACTAGTAACATGAGCCAGTCAGATCACAGGAGCTTCAGTGTCAGGTGTGTGCTTTTTATATGATCCGATTTCTGGTTTGATGGAGGTATTCCTTCCAACAACTGGTCCATTTTTAACTGTCTGAACCCTTGTCTTTCCTTCCTGTAGTCTGTCAGACCTCTGTAACTTTGCTGGAGTTGACTATGAGTCAGAGAATGACAGCGATGAGTGGCAATCTACATGCCAGCGGACTGCCTCTCTGAGCTCAGATGCGTCGGCCCtgtcctgtgtgtctgtgatgcCCAGTGAGGAGCTCGACAGGCTGCTGGAGGATGTCAGGAGCCTGGGGGACAGCAACCTGCAGGTACAAACAGCTGGGCATCAGTAACTTTTACAGGCTTTGCTGTGGCCTTAAACTTGTGATACTGAACCAACAGTCTTTCTCTGGCTAGTCATTTCAATGGCCCCTTTTTAGCTTGGCATTAACCTGTTTCAAACTGGAATACATTACATCTGTCATAAAGTTCTTTACAGCTCACCAGTTACTGTTCCAGTATTtcccattgttttgttttcacatgaTCAGACATATATTCAGAAAAAACATCAAGAGTATAACCACAACTTCTTTCTATCTTCCCTTCTTGCAGGATTATGACGATGTGCAGGTGGTGGTTCTCCATAAGGAGGTGGGAGTAGGACTGGGCTTCAGTTTGGCAGGCGGCGTGGACCAGAACAAGCCAGTCACTGTGAGGAAGATATTTAATTTCTCATGAAAAATATCTAAATCCATTGTCCTCGGCCTCTTTCTCAATTATCTCTCGATGCCTTCTTTTCAGGTTCACAAAGTGTTTCACTCAGGTGTTGCAGCCCAGGAAGGCTCCATAAGGGAAGGGTACCAGGTCTTGTCAATCAATGGCACAGCACTGTGTGGCTATGCCCACTGGGAGGCCTTGAGGGTCCTGAGAAAAGCAAAGACTCGGGAGTTAGGGGTGGTGGTCCTGAGGAGGGGAGGCATTTACAATGTCTCTAAGGGGGGAGTGCAGACAAATAATCAGGGAACAACGCAGACTCAGTTCACAGAGACAGGTGAAACGTTTTACTTTACCAAAGTTCTGAAAACATATTTGTCCTAAACCTGCAGCAGTTTAACGTGATTAACTCTATCTccgtttttctgctttttctcctctctcaggtcagcatgtgtgtgtgcatctggaGAAGAACAGCAGGGATCTGGGCTTCAGCCTGGAGGGAGGTGTAGGCTCCAGTCCGGAGAACAGACCACTCACTGTGCAAAAGATCTTCCATGGTGAGAACTGAAGCTCAGTATTTCAGATCACCACAGAGAAATGCAGGGATTTGAACTCAAACAGGTCAACATAATATACATTagatggccaaaagtatgtggacacctgaACTTTGCACTCTGGTGTTATTGTTGAACAGCTCATTCCAAATCCACGAGCAttaatgcagcagcagcagccacaagTGCATTAGTGAGGCAGACAATGGGTGATAAGACCTGGCTTGTCATCAATATTCATGCCAGTTTTGTTGTCGTTTTAATCAaactttgcagcagcagcagccacaagTGCATTAGTGAGGCAGACAATGGGTGATAAGACCTAGCTTGCCATCAATATTCATGCCAGTTTTGTTGTCGGTTTAATCAAACTTTTAGCAACCCTATCAGAATTAATATGCCAAATTTAATTaccatacacatactgtattacCTTTTCATGATGACCACTTTGAGTCTCGTTCATTAAAGCTGTTTATCGAATGTTCCCTTTCCACTGTTTTCCCTTTCAGGAGGTCCTGTTGACAAGGTGTTTCCTGGTGATGAAGTTGTAGAGATTGGGGGTGTGAGCGTGGTTGGGATGAGACGCCTAGAGGCCTGGACTTTGATCAGGAGACTGGCCCCCGGACCTGTGGACGTGGTGCTTCGTCGCACACTTAGACATCCGAAAACATGAGAATTACTGAGGTCTGAAGTTCAGTGAATGAACATGAAATACTTAAATTAAGCGAGTTATTTGCGCCATTTGCCATtcaaactatatatttttttagtcTTTATAACAAAGCCCTAAAGGACATATAATCTTGGATACCAGATCAAAAGTATGTATCTTCCTTCAGTTCTGTGGATTACATCTACCTCAATGCTTGAAATATTTCTGTACATGCACTGACAGCAATTATATTTATCAAGTCAACCAACCTTTGTAACATTAGTTCGGTTGGTAAAAAGCCATAATGTGGCCCCTGTAAATGAGAATACATGTTGTAATATATTGTGAATAGAAGCTAACTGCATTTAgagtttttattgctttttaatAAATCCTAACTTAAAGTGATGGTTTTTGATTCTTATGTCCAGCAGAGGGAGATAGCGTGACATGATATAATCTTTCTTTTAGAAAATGCAGTGGGGTAAAGGTTTCTGTCCTTTTATACATTACCAATCTGTGATACTTAAAAAGTAGATATGATAAGATAATCTGTTGCTCACTCTCTCCATGCACTATGTCATGGTTTATGTTATGGACAGATAGTCATTACTTCACTTTTACCACACTTAAAATAAAGCCTACCAGTCTGTCTTCAGATGAAAGAGCaggaaaaaagacagaaatcaaAGCCTTTTCGCCAGTGAAGATGCAGGACTGACTTTGCGTGTCAAACAGTCTTGGTGCCCTTTATATCTTATCTGATCACATTTTCATGCCACAATCAAGTGCCTCTCTAAAAATTATCAGCAATAATGCAGGTCTTTACTCTTACACAGCAATTATTTGGGTTGCATAACCTATTAGGAGTCCAGAGTTCAGTGAGACAGGTTACAGTAACATCTTGCTCTCTGATGATGAGAGGGGCTTCCCTATCAACCACCTTAGCCAACATTCACCACACCAGTTATAATAAAATTTGTACATATATTTACCATCTAATGATTTTTGGACTTCAAATACATGAGATCAGTTTTCACATTTGTATTTTCAACATCTATCCTACATGTTTAAGCCAGGTTCTGGTGGTTTATTCAGGCATATTGGTTCTTTAATACAGCATATCTAAACTGTTGTATGCAAAGCCATTTTTATGTATGTAATATGCACCaatgttttgacatttaagaAGTTCTGGTGTATTGCAACTATTGCGACGAAGGAAGTCATAATGTATATCTCTGTTGTGATAATAGACATGGTGTATTCTTATTTATTCAGTATGTTAGTGTTAAGTGTGGCTGTTTCTCACATGGACACAGATTGATGATTTACTAAACATCTGTATATATTCCATATTCTGTGGCTTATTGCTGTTAACACATAATCGGACTGTTTATGGCATCTGCTCATGTAAGCAACCTCTAATAGCTAAGGTGCATTTTGCTCTCTGAACCAGCAAATCCTGAGGTGTGACAACCCAATAAATGAGTAATAGTCTTTTACCAGCTGTGTGGAAGGAGAATGCAGAGAAGTGGAGAGGAGAGATACAGTGCACAGCCCTTTGATGCTAAGGTGAAAACTTCTTTTTGTCGTCAGCACTGACACCTCCTTCACTGACACCACCACATCAGCTCCTGGACAGACGGACAGCCCAACAGCTAGTCTGTCTGACAACAGCGACAGGGTTCAGTgtgagatgagaacagggatTTAACTCCAGCTATGTTGAAGCAACGTGTTATGAAGGTGAGGAATGCCCTGGTGCGAGAGTGCTTGGCTGAGTTCTTGGGAACATTTGTGTTGCTGGTAAGTGACACTCACACTAGTTGGCTTTTTGTGTACTAACTAGATCAACACTGAATTTGCAGTTTCTTTAACTGAcatagtgaaaaataaaaatatataataagagAGGTGAAATTAGACATGTAAGAATTCCATCATTTTTATAGACGTGGTCtttttttaacacaattttCTCTCATAATCATTTGGCTTCCATTGTATTGTGCGAATGTACCTaaagctttaaaagaaaaagttctcaatgcagaaaaatgtcccatGTGACTGtgatactattatatattatatcattagattattaatcATGCTTCCACATGAacgcaggattttactgttgcagTTGGTTGAGGTGTAGCtaattttgaactattttgattcagactgcaactaatgattattgtCATAAtgcattaatctgctgattattttctccattaattgattgattgattgcttTGTTAACAAATCTGAAAATAGCGAGAAATGTGCAATTATGccacaattacccagagcccagTGATAATTACAATGCTTGTCCAAACCTAAatttttctgtcaattgacTTTTTTTGTTCCAGCTGTACTTTGTTGGGTAGTTTTAATTATAACAAAGCATGTTTTAAACACtcttcatttgtttgtgtgtaaaaaatattaatttgtgaagtaactaaagctaaatgtagtggagttaaAAGTACAATACCTCAAATTTCTACAGTGAGTTCAGTACTTGagaaaatgtacttagttactgtccacaaCTGACACTTGAACCACAAGTGAAATGTTGAAGCCCCGTACAGACAGCTTTCAAAGATGCAAAGGTAAATTATTAAACCACTTTCTAGAATCAAGGTGATTTTGGGATTTAAGATTACTATTGAAGATTAACAGTTAAGATTTAGGGTGGTGAGGATATTTCTTGACCcccattttaattatttcagtttACTGTATTGTGTTCCCACTAAGAGAGAAAGTTAGATGTATACAAAACATTCATGAACTAATAAAAGCACAATTTTGCCATCACAAGATCTGTAAAATAATACAGTTTCAATACATAACTTAGAAATCCAATGTAAtgttgaaattaattaataaacatgATTCCATGTTGGATTTACATTATTATCCATAGAGGCCTTCCACCTGTCATCATTCACAAGCACATTCAACTACTGTTGCCAGAAACCTTATGTAtatgtctttgtctttctttatttACAGTCATTGTTACAAGACCATAACTTGCTTTTATGTGCCCTGGAactttaataaatacataatacagCAAGGTCAATTAGGGAGTTATTGCCCATAAAGTTTAATCAGAAACTCAatcaaataaatgtgtatttactTCTCTCATCTGTGCGGTTCAGAGTCAGATGGATTGTTATATGGCCATTTAGATAAGAAGTGGACGGTTGCATTACAAAGTCTAAGTTAATTCTAATTACATTTAATGATCTCAAATGTGTCTTTGTTAACTGATAACTTTGTTTGACTTATAAATAACTGATCAATCATGAGAGCAATAAGgaattacaaaatgtatttttgcctGTATCAGTGTGAAGTGAGCTTTAGTGTCTGAATTTTTTTGCCATGGAAGGATTGTTTCTTGTTCCCCTCAAATTTACAATATTTATCCTGACTTTTGGGGTTTTCTCCCAATCACTCCATCCGCTTAATCTGTTGTGAAGCTTTTTGGCTGCGCTGCTGCAGCCCAGGTGAAGACAAGCAGAGAGACCAAAGGCCAGTTCCTGTCAGTTAACATGGCCTTCTCTGTGGGTGTGATGTCAGCTATGTACCTCACCAAGGGTATctcaggtaaaaaaaacaaacaaaaaagcttaCATGGACACTAACCATCAACTGGCATCCTGGAATGATTAACATGTAGTAAAATACAACCTCAGTATTTATTTTGATGTCTCACACTCTGAGTTATGACTTTTCCATTACTGCATTCATTCACTGACATGATTTATTACAGTAATACCTGTGCAGAGAGGCCTTGTCCAGCTTATCAGTGCCTTCCCTCTGACTGATATCTTCCAGAATACAACTCTTAGTTGACACACTACAAATAATCTGAGATTTCATTACCTTCCAATCTTTCTCACTGTAATTcactcctgtctctctctcgctccacGTCCTATTTTTCTCTGTAGGTGCTCATCTGAACCCAGCGGTGACTCTGAGCTTCTGTGTGTTAGGCCAAGTGCCCTGGGGAAGTCTGTTGCCCTACTGCCTCTCCCAGATGCTTGGGGCGTACATGGCGTCAGGGCTTGTCTACCTGGTCTACTATGGTTAGTTTTTCTGGTACTAATACAAACATTGTATTGAAGTTATTCAGGAGGCTCATTGTAGAACACATTTGCAAATCTATTTGTTGTTTGCTACATTACCTCTGTTTCTGTATCAGATGCTATAATGGAGTTTAGTGGAGGACTACTGACTGTGTACGGCCCAAACGAGACAGCGTCTATTTTTGCCACATACCCCTCAGAGTACATGACTTTGAGCAGAAGTTTCCTTGACCAAGTAAGAGTGATGATTTGTGTAACATTTAATCAGTACTTTAACAGCTGTTCCTTTATTGAATTGCTGCATTTATACTTTTCATTAGGTAGTGGGCACCGGCATGCTGATGTTGTGCATCCTGTGTTTGGGTGAAAAGAGGAATACTCCGGCTCCCTCTGATCTGCTTCCTCCTATAGTGGCAGTGATCGTCTTGGGGATTTCCATGTCAATGTCAGCTAACTGTGGTGGTGCAATAAATCCTGCTCGGGACCTGGGGCCACGCCTCTTTACACTGACGGCAGGCTGGGGCACTGAGGTTTTCACGTAAGAATCTTACTATCTTATCACTTAACACTTACAACTTTCAAACATTTTAAGGGACACAGTTTATATTCTTTCAGGTCTTTGACCTTGTGTCATTCAGGAAACTATGCAAGTCAGAGGTTATCAGACTTTGGAGCCGTTCTGCATTATCAAAGGAGCATGAAGTGTCAGCTTGTTACAGAACATCTGATTGTCACCTGTTGCTTGATCCACTATGCAACCTGTTGAT from Micropterus dolomieu isolate WLL.071019.BEF.003 ecotype Adirondacks linkage group LG03, ASM2129224v1, whole genome shotgun sequence harbors:
- the aqp10a gene encoding aquaporin-10a; its protein translation is MLKQRVMKVRNALVRECLAEFLGTFVLLLFGCAAAAQVKTSRETKGQFLSVNMAFSVGVMSAMYLTKGISGAHLNPAVTLSFCVLGQVPWGSLLPYCLSQMLGAYMASGLVYLVYYDAIMEFSGGLLTVYGPNETASIFATYPSEYMTLSRSFLDQVVGTGMLMLCILCLGEKRNTPAPSDLLPPIVAVIVLGISMSMSANCGGAINPARDLGPRLFTLTAGWGTEVFTCYNYWFWVPVVAPLIGGVIGTFMYLVFIHWHLPDPDLPESLSTLSTISDKIKQPSTTWDNGVELKAANF
- the si:dkey-92i15.4 gene encoding uncharacterized protein si:dkey-92i15.4, which gives rise to MDLSLLPTPSSERNNQRTGACFTVRSANSPSYRLTRRPGVRTPLVFSEEERQGTDRVGERERSRTHTGTNCANKEENRTVTGEAKTGSSSTVKGQCEEKEASGYKMSTKLNHNGTTDNTATGFGTDKSGNPISETRGRTEWRRHNLSSRSKSLDWRTGEKSPDRGKRADMLSAKTGEDISKQGGGLDVRRTRIEGVRTFYNSPGTSNVVRESSPVSHMSETLNRASRGNSLPSRMRSQSGSGSGVRGTSTSFGPKGGHSILERIEKLYGSAGFDKTEDCSLNKDLSTPVTSHRKETTTDFPTSAQQTSYEGVAGGTFPRCFSSGAKRSHSPVQSGKSFTSTQKDSSETLSPATRSIREKWSGGQWQGDTRGRYSEVGGVHSGRGSEQISTRSLDGARSRWTVAPQITSARAVGGIASAPQSNTFLEEERSVSMRDSSGVRDRRASGSKDQGRVNHGEEKGETNGINGKLRERTGGLKEQEKEKDTDDGPKQKTELKGSLSDEDVFEPTQKITLKTIEKKKCQDIVSGPSAASVRNKINQFEALTQRSQGLTTGKVLMSRRALSVPTKLSSAYDGVKKSGSARVIDALRGKWEGLKEGGEAGEITEEKVTGAGKKLGSERSLSVDEVGLALGRKEREWNNEVKETDDCKNCTEDFGKYSRLKTAQEMPLNGGAQRCSGNVYIDETDFSKVSSPEKTCERPPSSLLSNSGDTSTGVQKTAVPSVMLPVCEEEKTPTNTPNHSAICSPAAQPENATPFADSENESISVHTQAASTPEPEPQPLSRPLTTLSHSNLPDLISPDVKAAHPNRKKPALDMNAWVAGLNTKIKVWNDEDDYEDDDDDDSTQKDEDSNYDSDSGESSVTITSNMSQSDHRSFSVSLSDLCNFAGVDYESENDSDEWQSTCQRTASLSSDASALSCVSVMPSEELDRLLEDVRSLGDSNLQDYDDVQVVVLHKEVGVGLGFSLAGGVDQNKPVTVHKVFHSGVAAQEGSIREGYQVLSINGTALCGYAHWEALRVLRKAKTRELGVVVLRRGGIYNVSKGGVQTNNQGTTQTQFTETGQHVCVHLEKNSRDLGFSLEGGVGSSPENRPLTVQKIFHGGPVDKVFPGDEVVEIGGVSVVGMRRLEAWTLIRRLAPGPVDVVLRRTLRHPKT